Proteins from a single region of Segatella copri:
- a CDS encoding efflux RND transporter permease subunit, which translates to MSFTNFIKRPVLSTVVSIFFVLLGIIGLVSLPIEQYPNIAPPTITVTATYTGADAQTVLNSVVAPLEESINGVENMTYMTSSASNSGFAQITVYFKQGSDPDMAAVNVQNRVSQAQSLLPAEVTRVGVTVTKRQSSNVIMFALTTDDGRYDDQFVTNYALINVIPQLKRINGVGDVQSPSTRNYSMRIWLKPEKMKEFGLVPSDVSQALAEQNIEAAPGSFGESSDMQYEYTLRYKGRLKTPMEYENILIKSNTSGQTLRLGEIAKVELGGLQYNVNLLNDGQPAVMGMVQQIAGSNATQIASDVKKTLDELEKSYPPGLKNVILMDVTEFLFASIEEVIFTLIITLVLVFIVVYIFLQDFRSTLIPMIAVPVALVGAFLFLWIFGFSINLLTLSALLLAIAIVVDDAIVVVEAVHAKLDQGYKSALTAAIDAMNEISSAIISITLVMSAVFVPVSFIGGTSGYFYREFGVTMAVSIVISAINALTLSPALCAVLLKPHEEGHEKKMSFIDRFHAGFNYQFDKITNKYKGGVKWVINHGIIAGSLVAVSIVGLVALMGTTKTGLVPDEDTGTIFACISTAPGTSQERTAEVVKQVDKMLASNPAIATRNAIMGYSFIGGAGSNQGTIIVKLKPFEERPGGFFHRIKAACTGGGIEALFVNPMEYTSVLGMIYKQTATIKDAQVLAFAPPMISGFSMQNGITMTMQDKTGGDLNKFFDNVKKFLAELNKRPEIQTAQTQYNPNYPQYMVDVDVAKTKQAGISPSTVLSVMQGYLGGLYASNFNAYGKLYRVMIQAGPESRMRPDDLSKIYVRCADGTMSPVSEFVNLKKVYGPSNITRFNLFTSMDVSVTPNSGYSTGDGMKAIAEVAKETLPEGYGYEYSGLTRSEAESSNSTGLIFALCIVFVYLILSAQYESYILPLSVVLSIPFGLAGAFIFTNLFGHSNDIYMQISLIMLIGLLAKNAILIVQFALERRRTGMAIKYSAILGAGARLRPILMTSLAMVIGLLPLMFASGVGKNGNQTLGAAAVGGMLLGTLCQIFVVPALFAVFEWLQEKLTPLKFEDEMNEEVAAELEQYANAAHEMKGIEKK; encoded by the coding sequence ATGTCATTTACAAACTTTATAAAGCGCCCGGTACTTTCGACGGTGGTTTCCATCTTCTTCGTCTTGCTGGGTATTATCGGCTTGGTATCGCTGCCTATCGAGCAGTATCCGAATATCGCGCCGCCTACCATCACGGTAACTGCTACCTATACGGGTGCAGATGCCCAGACGGTGTTGAACTCTGTCGTTGCTCCGCTGGAGGAGAGTATCAACGGTGTGGAGAACATGACTTATATGACCTCTTCTGCGTCTAACTCTGGTTTTGCTCAGATCACCGTTTACTTCAAGCAGGGTTCTGACCCTGATATGGCTGCGGTCAACGTACAGAACCGTGTGTCTCAGGCGCAGTCTCTGCTGCCTGCCGAGGTTACCAGGGTGGGTGTCACCGTAACCAAGCGACAGAGTTCCAACGTTATCATGTTCGCTCTGACTACAGACGATGGCCGTTACGATGACCAGTTTGTTACCAACTACGCCCTGATCAACGTTATTCCTCAGTTGAAGCGTATCAATGGTGTGGGTGATGTGCAGAGCCCTTCTACCCGTAACTACTCTATGCGTATCTGGTTGAAGCCGGAGAAGATGAAGGAGTTCGGACTGGTTCCTTCTGATGTTTCCCAGGCTTTGGCAGAGCAGAATATTGAGGCTGCCCCTGGTAGCTTTGGTGAAAGCTCTGATATGCAATATGAATATACCTTGCGTTACAAGGGTCGTTTGAAGACTCCAATGGAGTATGAGAATATCCTCATCAAGAGCAATACTTCCGGTCAGACTCTTCGTCTGGGCGAAATAGCCAAGGTTGAGTTGGGTGGTTTGCAGTATAATGTAAACCTGCTCAATGATGGTCAGCCTGCCGTGATGGGTATGGTTCAGCAGATTGCCGGATCCAACGCTACCCAGATTGCCAGCGACGTAAAGAAGACGTTGGATGAACTGGAGAAGAGTTATCCTCCAGGGTTGAAGAATGTCATCCTGATGGATGTTACCGAATTCTTGTTCGCATCTATCGAGGAGGTTATCTTCACCTTGATTATCACCCTGGTACTGGTGTTCATCGTGGTGTATATCTTCTTGCAGGACTTCCGTTCTACGCTGATTCCTATGATTGCCGTACCTGTGGCTCTGGTCGGTGCCTTCCTCTTCCTCTGGATTTTCGGCTTCTCCATCAACCTGCTTACGCTGTCAGCCCTGCTGCTGGCTATCGCGATTGTGGTCGATGATGCCATCGTGGTGGTCGAGGCGGTTCACGCCAAACTCGACCAGGGTTACAAGAGTGCCCTTACTGCAGCTATCGATGCGATGAACGAAATCTCCAGCGCCATCATCTCTATTACATTGGTGATGTCTGCCGTGTTCGTTCCTGTATCATTCATCGGTGGTACTTCCGGTTACTTCTACCGTGAGTTCGGTGTAACCATGGCGGTATCTATCGTTATTTCGGCTATCAATGCGTTGACGCTGTCTCCTGCACTCTGTGCCGTATTGCTGAAGCCACACGAGGAGGGTCACGAGAAGAAGATGTCTTTCATCGACCGATTCCACGCTGGATTCAACTATCAGTTTGATAAGATTACCAATAAGTATAAGGGTGGTGTCAAGTGGGTTATCAACCACGGCATTATCGCTGGTAGCCTCGTGGCTGTCAGCATCGTAGGTCTGGTTGCCCTGATGGGTACTACCAAGACGGGTCTGGTGCCTGATGAGGATACCGGTACTATCTTCGCTTGTATCTCTACAGCTCCTGGTACTTCTCAGGAACGTACAGCAGAGGTGGTAAAGCAGGTAGATAAGATGCTGGCTAGCAACCCAGCCATCGCAACCCGTAACGCCATCATGGGTTATAGCTTTATCGGTGGTGCCGGTTCTAACCAGGGTACCATCATCGTGAAGCTGAAGCCATTCGAGGAGCGTCCGGGTGGATTCTTCCACCGTATCAAGGCGGCTTGTACCGGTGGCGGTATTGAGGCACTGTTTGTCAACCCAATGGAATATACTTCTGTGTTGGGTATGATCTACAAGCAGACTGCTACCATCAAGGATGCACAGGTTCTTGCCTTTGCTCCACCTATGATTTCCGGTTTCTCCATGCAGAATGGTATTACCATGACCATGCAGGATAAGACCGGTGGCGACTTGAACAAGTTCTTTGATAATGTGAAGAAGTTCCTGGCTGAGTTGAACAAGCGTCCTGAGATTCAGACAGCCCAGACTCAGTATAACCCTAACTATCCTCAGTATATGGTAGATGTTGATGTTGCCAAGACTAAGCAGGCTGGTATCTCTCCATCAACAGTATTGTCTGTAATGCAGGGTTATCTCGGTGGTCTCTACGCATCTAACTTCAATGCCTACGGTAAGCTCTACCGTGTGATGATTCAGGCTGGTCCTGAGAGTCGTATGCGTCCAGACGATCTGAGCAAGATTTATGTACGTTGTGCAGATGGTACCATGTCTCCAGTAAGCGAGTTCGTGAACTTGAAGAAGGTTTATGGTCCGTCTAACATCACACGATTCAACCTGTTTACCTCTATGGATGTATCTGTAACTCCTAACAGCGGTTACTCTACCGGTGACGGTATGAAGGCGATTGCTGAGGTTGCCAAGGAGACATTGCCTGAGGGTTACGGCTATGAGTACTCTGGTTTGACCCGTTCTGAGGCTGAGTCCAGCAACTCTACAGGTTTGATCTTCGCACTCTGTATCGTATTCGTTTACCTCATCTTGAGTGCCCAGTACGAGAGTTACATCTTGCCATTGTCTGTAGTATTGTCTATCCCATTCGGTTTGGCAGGTGCGTTCATCTTCACTAACCTCTTCGGTCACTCTAACGATATCTACATGCAGATTTCGTTGATTATGTTGATCGGTCTGTTGGCTAAGAACGCCATCCTGATCGTACAGTTCGCCCTCGAGCGTCGTCGTACGGGTATGGCCATCAAGTACTCAGCTATTCTGGGTGCCGGTGCCCGTCTCCGTCCTATCCTGATGACCTCTTTGGCGATGGTTATCGGTCTGTTGCCTCTGATGTTCGCATCAGGTGTAGGTAAGAATGGTAACCAGACCCTGGGTGCTGCCGCCGTAGGTGGTATGTTGCTTGGTACTCTCTGTCAGATCTTCGTGGTTCCTGCTCTCTTCGCAGTCTTTGAGTGGTTGCAGGAGAAGTTGACTCCATTGAAGTTCGAGGACGAGATGAACGAGGAGGTAGCTGCCGAATTGGAGCAGTATGCCAACGCCGCTCACGAAATGAAGGGTATCGAGAAGAAGTAA
- a CDS encoding efflux RND transporter periplasmic adaptor subunit, whose protein sequence is MKIKSVLFVAAVCVLAALTSCGGSKKGGLPNFGDDEFAVATIGTSSAALQTTYPATIKGIQDVEVRPKVSGFITKVFVHEGQTVSAGQALFSIDSETYQAAVRSAAAAVNTAKAQANTAKLTYQNNKKLYDSKIIGEFELSTAANSYATAKAQVAQAEAALASAREQLAWCTVTSPSAGVVGSLPFKVGALVSASGQALTTVSNISTMEVFFSLSESQILSMSKTNGSIQAAIAAFPAVKLQLADGSIYNHPGKVVKMSGVIDATSGSISLIAHFANPEKLLKSGGAGSIVVPNDHNSAIVIPQEACSQVQDKIFVYIVTKDNKVKYSEIKVNPQDDGKNYIVTAGLHVGDRIVLKGITKLTDGQQIKPITLERYNQKIAEAAKLAESQDNAHDFATAMGGKK, encoded by the coding sequence ATGAAAATTAAAAGCGTTTTGTTTGTTGCAGCAGTTTGTGTTCTTGCTGCGTTGACATCATGTGGTGGAAGTAAGAAGGGCGGTCTGCCTAACTTCGGCGACGATGAGTTTGCCGTGGCTACTATCGGTACTTCCAGCGCCGCATTGCAGACTACCTATCCTGCTACCATCAAGGGTATCCAGGATGTTGAGGTACGTCCTAAGGTTTCTGGTTTTATCACTAAGGTTTTTGTACACGAGGGACAGACTGTATCAGCAGGTCAGGCTTTATTCTCTATTGATAGCGAGACCTATCAGGCTGCTGTCCGTTCTGCAGCTGCTGCTGTAAATACAGCTAAGGCACAGGCTAATACAGCCAAGTTGACCTATCAGAACAATAAGAAATTGTATGATAGCAAGATTATCGGTGAATTTGAACTCTCTACAGCAGCTAACAGCTATGCAACAGCTAAGGCTCAGGTAGCTCAGGCAGAGGCAGCATTGGCTTCAGCCCGCGAGCAGTTGGCTTGGTGTACCGTTACCAGCCCTTCTGCAGGTGTAGTAGGTAGCCTTCCTTTCAAGGTGGGTGCTTTGGTAAGCGCTTCTGGTCAGGCTCTGACAACCGTTTCCAACATCAGCACCATGGAGGTATTCTTCTCACTCTCTGAGTCTCAGATCTTGAGCATGTCTAAGACCAATGGTAGCATTCAGGCAGCCATCGCAGCGTTCCCAGCTGTTAAGTTGCAGTTGGCAGACGGTTCTATCTATAATCACCCAGGTAAGGTAGTCAAGATGAGTGGTGTCATCGATGCTACTTCTGGTTCTATCTCTCTCATCGCTCACTTCGCTAACCCAGAGAAGTTGCTGAAGAGTGGTGGTGCAGGTTCTATCGTTGTTCCTAACGATCATAACAGCGCTATCGTTATCCCTCAGGAGGCTTGCTCTCAGGTTCAGGATAAGATTTTCGTTTATATCGTAACCAAGGATAACAAGGTGAAGTATTCTGAGATCAAGGTCAATCCACAGGATGATGGCAAGAACTATATCGTAACTGCAGGTCTTCATGTAGGCGATCGTATTGTTTTGAAGGGTATCACCAAGTTGACCGATGGCCAGCAGATCAAGCCTATCACTCTGGAGCGCTACAATCAGAAGATTGCTGAGGCTGCCAAGTTGGCTGAGTCTCAGGATAACGCTCATGACTTCGCTACTGCTATGGGCGGAAAGAAGTAA
- a CDS encoding CCA tRNA nucleotidyltransferase, whose amino-acid sequence MRNLTNAELAQILDKDIFHKISEAADGLSVECYVVGGYVRDLFLERPSNDIDVVVVGSGIEVASALKKMLGRKAHLSVFRNFGTAQVKYQDTEVEFVGARKESYQRDSRKPIVEDGTLEDDQNRRDFTINAMAICLNKDRFGELVDPFDGVYDMEDGIIATPLDPDITFSDDPLRMMRCVRFATQLNFQIEEETYDALSRNAERLKIISAERICDEMNKIMLSKHPSSGFYYLKDTGLLDLILPELVAMDKVETRNGRAHKNNYDHTMEVLENVCKHSDNLWLRWAALFHDIGKPKSKRWDNNIGWTFHSHNIIGAKMIPGIFRRMKLPMDAKMKYVQKLVELHMRPIVIADEEVTDSAVRRLLNDAGDDINDLMTLCEADITSKNQVRKQRFLDNFKMVREKLVDLQERDYKRLLQPCIDGNEIMEMFHLTPCREVGTLKQYLKDAVLDNKVANEREPLMELLMKKAQEMGLVNAENSK is encoded by the coding sequence ATGAGAAATTTGACCAATGCCGAACTGGCACAGATACTGGATAAGGATATATTTCATAAGATTTCAGAGGCAGCAGATGGGCTGTCTGTGGAGTGTTATGTAGTAGGTGGATATGTGCGTGACCTCTTCCTGGAGCGACCTTCCAATGATATTGATGTCGTTGTGGTTGGTAGCGGTATAGAGGTAGCTTCTGCCTTGAAGAAGATGCTCGGAAGAAAGGCGCATCTCTCTGTGTTCCGTAATTTCGGAACAGCACAAGTGAAGTATCAGGATACAGAAGTGGAGTTTGTTGGCGCCCGTAAGGAGAGCTATCAGCGCGATTCCAGAAAGCCTATTGTGGAAGATGGAACGCTGGAGGATGACCAGAACCGCCGCGACTTCACCATCAATGCGATGGCTATCTGCCTGAACAAAGACCGTTTTGGAGAACTTGTAGATCCTTTTGATGGTGTCTACGATATGGAAGATGGCATTATTGCCACTCCGCTCGACCCGGATATCACTTTTTCTGATGACCCGCTGCGTATGATGCGTTGCGTGCGTTTCGCTACCCAACTCAATTTCCAGATAGAGGAGGAGACCTATGATGCGCTCTCCCGCAATGCCGAGCGCCTGAAGATTATCAGTGCTGAGCGAATCTGCGACGAGATGAACAAGATTATGCTCTCCAAGCACCCAAGCAGCGGTTTCTATTACCTGAAAGATACAGGTCTGCTCGATCTCATTCTGCCAGAACTGGTTGCGATGGACAAGGTGGAAACCCGTAACGGCAGGGCACATAAGAATAATTACGACCATACGATGGAGGTGCTCGAGAATGTGTGCAAGCATTCTGATAACCTCTGGCTCCGCTGGGCAGCTCTCTTCCACGACATCGGTAAACCGAAGAGCAAGCGCTGGGATAACAATATCGGCTGGACATTTCACAGCCATAATATAATAGGTGCAAAGATGATTCCGGGTATCTTCCGCCGTATGAAACTTCCGATGGATGCGAAGATGAAGTATGTGCAGAAGCTGGTAGAACTCCACATGCGTCCGATTGTGATTGCTGATGAGGAGGTTACCGACAGTGCCGTACGCCGCTTGCTGAATGATGCCGGCGATGACATCAACGACCTGATGACGCTCTGCGAGGCTGATATTACCAGCAAGAACCAGGTGCGCAAGCAGCGTTTTCTGGATAATTTCAAGATGGTGCGCGAGAAACTGGTTGATCTGCAGGAACGTGATTATAAGCGACTTCTCCAGCCATGCATCGATGGTAATGAGATTATGGAGATGTTCCATCTTACCCCTTGCCGCGAGGTAGGCACTCTGAAGCAGTATCTCAAGGATGCTGTATTGGACAATAAGGTGGCTAATGAGCGTGAACCGTTGATGGAGCTTCTGATGAAGAAGGCTCAGGAGATGGGATTGGTAAATGCAGAAAACTCAAAATAG
- a CDS encoding DUF1599 domain-containing protein — protein sequence MADLLKTEQQFKDVMSECRTLFEKKLHDYGASWRILRPSSLTDQLYIKAKRIRSLEIKKESLVGEGIRPEFIALINYGIIGLIQLEKPFVDEVDMTPEEAMKLYDLHAKEALELMLRKNHDYDEAWRSMRVSSYTDFILTKIQRVKEIEDIAGATLVSEGIDANYMDIINYAVFGAIKMSEK from the coding sequence ATGGCAGATTTATTGAAAACAGAACAGCAGTTTAAGGATGTCATGAGTGAATGCAGGACATTATTTGAGAAGAAGCTTCATGATTATGGAGCCTCTTGGAGAATCTTGCGCCCTTCTTCTCTGACAGACCAGCTCTATATCAAGGCGAAGCGCATCCGCTCGCTCGAAATCAAGAAAGAATCTTTGGTTGGCGAAGGTATCCGGCCGGAATTCATCGCCCTTATCAATTATGGTATCATAGGACTCATCCAGCTCGAAAAGCCTTTCGTGGATGAGGTGGATATGACACCCGAAGAGGCTATGAAACTATACGACCTCCATGCAAAGGAGGCACTGGAACTGATGCTCAGGAAGAACCATGACTATGATGAAGCATGGCGCTCGATGAGAGTCAGCAGTTATACAGACTTCATCCTGACCAAGATTCAGCGCGTAAAGGAAATTGAAGACATCGCAGGCGCTACCCTCGTTTCTGAAGGTATTGATGCCAACTATATGGACATCATCAACTATGCCGTCTTCGGTGCCATCAAAATGAGCGAGAAGTAA
- a CDS encoding BT_3928 family protein, which translates to MMKNKATHILTKIAVNIGRLLMAITFIFSGFVKGIDPLGTQYKITDYLEALHIDWMFPDWSTLVMSVLLATAEFAIGIFLLFAIRRRLMSKITLAVMSVMTLITLWIVIADPVKDCGCFGDAVVLTNMETFIKNIILLIFAVLLWRKPLEMQRLISRQTQWVVINYTFLFSIVMSIWSLWYLPQFDFRPYHIGVNIAKGMEIPKGAKQPKFDTTFILEKNGERKEFTIDNYPDSTWTFIDSKTIQTEEGYVPPIHDFSIADAKTGEDITQEVIHDKGYTFLLVSPHLEFADDSNFGNIDEIYEYANDHGYRFLCLTASTEKAIKHWQDITGAEYPFYVTDETTLKTVIRSNPGLLLLKNGTIIQKWSHNDLPDMAEIGDKPLEKTEIGKMPEVSAAKKIAGIISWFIIPLVLLTIADRLWAWGAWIRKKENSNRILSTFKKKRKMRKKIVAGNWKMNMNLQDGVALAKEINEALVADKPNCDVIICTPFIHLASVAQVLDSKVVGLGAENCADKAKGAFTGEVSAEMVKSTGAQYVILGHSERRQYYGETAEILKEKVELALANGLKVIFCCGETLEEREAEKQNEVVKAELEGSVFHLSADAWKNIILAYEPIWAIGTGKTATSDQAEEMLAYIRSIVAEKYGNEAAEDTSILYGGSCKASNAPELFAKPNIDGGLIGGASLKAADFKGIIDAWKK; encoded by the coding sequence ATGATGAAGAATAAGGCAACTCACATATTAACAAAGATAGCGGTCAATATCGGGCGACTGCTGATGGCAATAACCTTCATTTTCTCAGGATTTGTGAAGGGAATTGACCCATTAGGCACGCAATACAAGATAACCGACTATCTGGAGGCGCTGCACATCGACTGGATGTTCCCCGACTGGAGCACCCTGGTGATGTCGGTATTACTAGCCACTGCAGAGTTTGCCATCGGTATCTTCCTCCTCTTCGCCATCCGACGGAGACTGATGAGCAAGATCACCCTTGCCGTGATGAGCGTGATGACGCTGATTACCCTGTGGATTGTCATCGCAGACCCAGTAAAGGATTGCGGATGCTTCGGCGATGCCGTAGTGCTCACCAATATGGAGACATTCATCAAGAACATCATCCTCCTGATATTCGCCGTCCTGCTTTGGAGAAAGCCGCTGGAGATGCAGAGACTCATCTCGAGACAGACCCAGTGGGTGGTGATCAACTACACCTTCCTCTTCTCCATCGTGATGAGTATCTGGAGTCTGTGGTATCTTCCGCAATTCGACTTCCGTCCTTATCATATAGGTGTCAACATCGCCAAGGGCATGGAGATACCGAAAGGAGCCAAGCAACCCAAGTTTGATACCACCTTCATCCTGGAGAAGAACGGAGAGCGGAAGGAGTTTACAATAGACAACTATCCCGACTCTACCTGGACCTTCATCGACAGCAAGACGATTCAGACCGAAGAAGGTTACGTACCTCCAATACACGACTTCAGCATAGCTGATGCCAAAACGGGAGAAGACATTACCCAGGAAGTAATTCACGATAAAGGCTACACCTTCCTCCTGGTTTCGCCACATCTGGAATTTGCCGATGACAGCAACTTCGGCAATATCGATGAGATTTACGAATATGCCAACGACCATGGCTACCGTTTTCTCTGCCTCACGGCAAGTACGGAGAAAGCCATCAAGCACTGGCAGGACATAACAGGAGCGGAATATCCCTTCTATGTCACAGACGAGACTACGCTGAAGACGGTAATCCGCAGCAACCCAGGTCTTCTTCTGCTGAAGAACGGAACCATCATCCAGAAATGGAGCCACAACGATTTGCCTGACATGGCAGAAATCGGCGACAAGCCACTGGAGAAGACCGAGATAGGCAAGATGCCGGAAGTAAGTGCCGCCAAGAAGATAGCCGGCATCATCTCCTGGTTCATCATTCCACTGGTACTCCTCACCATTGCCGACCGGCTCTGGGCTTGGGGCGCCTGGATCAGAAAGAAAGAGAATTCGAACAGAATATTATCAACTTTTAAAAAGAAAAGAAAAATGAGAAAGAAAATTGTAGCAGGTAACTGGAAAATGAACATGAACCTGCAGGACGGTGTTGCTCTCGCTAAGGAGATCAACGAGGCATTAGTAGCAGACAAGCCAAACTGTGACGTAATCATCTGTACTCCATTCATCCACTTGGCTTCTGTAGCTCAGGTTTTGGATTCAAAGGTAGTAGGTCTCGGTGCTGAGAACTGCGCTGACAAGGCTAAGGGTGCTTTCACAGGTGAGGTTTCAGCTGAGATGGTAAAGAGCACAGGTGCTCAGTATGTTATCCTCGGTCACTCAGAGCGTCGTCAGTACTATGGCGAGACAGCTGAGATTCTGAAGGAGAAGGTAGAGTTGGCTTTGGCTAACGGTTTGAAGGTTATCTTCTGCTGCGGTGAGACTCTCGAGGAGCGTGAGGCTGAGAAGCAGAACGAGGTAGTAAAGGCTGAGTTGGAAGGTTCAGTATTCCACTTGAGCGCTGACGCTTGGAAGAACATCATCCTCGCTTACGAGCCAATCTGGGCTATCGGTACAGGTAAGACTGCTACTTCTGACCAGGCTGAAGAGATGTTGGCATACATCCGCTCTATCGTAGCAGAGAAGTATGGCAACGAGGCTGCTGAGGATACATCAATCCTCTACGGTGGCAGCTGCAAGGCTAGCAACGCACCTGAGCTCTTCGCTAAGCCAAACATCGACGGTGGTTTGATCGGTGGTGCTTCTTTGAAGGCTGCTGACTTCAAGGGTATCATCGACGCTTGGAAGAAGTAA
- a CDS encoding SPOR domain-containing protein, producing MKQFVTLLIMILCSTFTANAQNYLDHLKQKEPGKGVVTVNQSKAIDELVNGKQVIPQDDKTKTTPQKKEKEPETQRKQGPDSLKKTEPQHHEANRENAHVNNAQKAENKNEETETPVVDMRKKVMRKSYKVTGYRVQAFAGGNSRNDRLKAEQTGNQLKVHFPEQPVYVHFYSPRWICRMGNFRSLAEAQKMLAKVRSLGYRQACLVKGQITVQY from the coding sequence ATGAAACAATTCGTCACATTATTGATTATGATCCTCTGCTCAACATTCACAGCTAATGCGCAGAACTACCTGGACCATCTCAAACAGAAGGAACCGGGAAAGGGTGTTGTAACCGTGAACCAAAGTAAGGCGATTGATGAACTGGTAAACGGCAAACAAGTGATTCCACAAGACGACAAGACTAAGACTACCCCACAGAAAAAAGAAAAAGAGCCTGAAACTCAGCGCAAGCAGGGGCCTGATTCCCTGAAGAAGACTGAGCCACAGCATCATGAGGCAAACCGAGAGAATGCCCACGTGAACAATGCCCAAAAGGCAGAGAACAAAAACGAAGAAACAGAGACACCTGTAGTGGATATGCGCAAGAAAGTGATGCGCAAAAGCTATAAGGTTACAGGATATAGAGTACAGGCTTTCGCTGGCGGCAATTCGCGTAACGACCGCCTGAAAGCAGAACAGACTGGCAATCAGCTGAAAGTTCATTTCCCTGAACAGCCGGTTTATGTTCATTTCTACTCTCCAAGATGGATTTGCCGAATGGGCAACTTCCGCAGCTTAGCTGAAGCCCAGAAGATGCTCGCCAAGGTTCGTTCCCTGGGATACAGACAGGCATGCCTAGTAAAGGGACAGATTACGGTACAGTACTAA
- the folE gene encoding GTP cyclohydrolase I FolE: MNPETEFREGLDELAEHYTEVLKLLGEDPEREGLVKTPMRVAKAMQILTRGYTQDAHKVLTDALFEEKYNQMVIVKDIDFFSMCEHHMLPFYGKVHVAYIPNGKITGLSKIARVVDIYSHRLQVQERLTQQIKDCIQETLNPQGVMVVIEAKHMCMQMRGVEKQNSITTTSDYSGVFNSLNTRQEFMSLLRGETKRI; encoded by the coding sequence ATGAATCCAGAAACAGAATTTCGCGAGGGATTGGATGAACTCGCAGAACACTATACTGAAGTATTAAAGCTCTTGGGAGAAGACCCTGAACGTGAAGGACTTGTAAAAACGCCGATGCGAGTAGCCAAGGCTATGCAGATACTGACTCGCGGCTATACACAGGATGCACACAAGGTATTGACCGATGCCCTCTTCGAAGAGAAATACAACCAGATGGTCATCGTGAAAGATATTGATTTCTTCTCGATGTGCGAGCACCACATGCTTCCTTTCTATGGCAAGGTGCATGTAGCTTATATCCCGAACGGAAAGATTACCGGTCTGAGCAAGATTGCCCGTGTGGTTGATATCTACAGCCATCGTCTCCAGGTACAGGAGCGTCTTACCCAGCAGATTAAAGACTGCATTCAGGAAACATTGAATCCTCAGGGTGTGATGGTTGTGATAGAAGCCAAGCACATGTGCATGCAGATGCGAGGTGTAGAGAAACAGAATTCCATAACCACCACCAGCGACTACAGCGGAGTCTTCAATTCACTGAACACCCGCCAGGAGTTTATGAGTCTGCTGAGAGGAGAAACGAAGAGAATTTAA
- a CDS encoding exodeoxyribonuclease III: MKFISWNVNGLRACVGKDFENQFKELDADFFCLQETKMQEGQLDLQFEGYESYWNYAEKKGYSGTAIYTKHKPLNVSYGMGVEEHDHEGRIITLEYDQFYLVTCYTPNSQTELKRLDYRMTWEDDFRKFLKSLDAKKPVVICGDLNVAHEEIDIKNPKTNRRNAGFTDEEREKMTVLLNDGFTDSFRYLHPDEVTYSWWSYRFKGREKNAGWRIDYFLVSDRIKEQITEAKIHTEIMGSDHCPVEVDLTF, encoded by the coding sequence ATGAAGTTTATATCCTGGAACGTAAATGGCCTGCGCGCTTGCGTAGGCAAGGACTTCGAGAACCAGTTTAAGGAACTCGATGCCGACTTCTTCTGCCTGCAGGAAACAAAGATGCAGGAGGGACAGCTCGACCTTCAGTTTGAGGGCTACGAGAGTTATTGGAACTACGCTGAGAAAAAAGGATACTCTGGTACAGCCATTTATACCAAGCACAAGCCATTAAACGTAAGTTATGGCATGGGCGTAGAGGAACATGATCATGAAGGCAGAATCATCACGCTGGAATATGACCAGTTCTATCTCGTTACCTGCTACACCCCAAATTCTCAGACAGAGCTCAAGCGCCTGGATTATCGCATGACCTGGGAAGACGATTTCCGCAAGTTTCTGAAATCTCTTGATGCCAAGAAACCAGTCGTCATCTGCGGCGATCTGAATGTAGCACACGAAGAGATAGATATCAAGAATCCGAAGACCAACCGTCGAAATGCCGGTTTCACCGATGAGGAGCGCGAAAAGATGACCGTTCTTCTGAATGATGGCTTCACCGACAGCTTCCGTTATCTCCATCCTGATGAGGTAACCTATTCGTGGTGGTCATACCGGTTCAAGGGGCGCGAGAAGAATGCCGGTTGGCGTATCGACTACTTCCTTGTCTCCGACCGTATCAAGGAACAGATTACAGAAGCTAAAATTCATACTGAAATCATGGGCAGCGATCATTGTCCGGTAGAAGTAGACTTAACGTTCTAA